Within Vigna unguiculata cultivar IT97K-499-35 chromosome 2, ASM411807v1, whole genome shotgun sequence, the genomic segment CATCACTATGTGATTGCAACGAAGCCAGGCATCATGTAGGGAATCGGTGATGGGCGGACATAAAAGACTGCCATTGATAAACCCTTCCTTGTTCTTGGTTTCAAGAGCGACCATCATTTCTCTTTGCCACTGATGGAAGTTGTTTTCGATGAGAAGGGGTGAAACAAGGATGAGTGCAGGGTTTTCTCCAGGGTGGAGGTATAAGGGGTTTGCCGGATTTTTGACATGATCCGGAGGGTTTTGGCTTGGGTGAGCCATGGTCGATCAAAGAGAAGAAGCAAAAGACTGGAAAGGCGGAAACGAAGGAGGGTAATTACCAAACTGATACCATATTAGTGTATAGAGGGTAATAGAAGATAAAAACCAGAGATAGAAGTCATAATGCTTTATTTATCAACTCAATTAATACAAAGATAGAGACTTAGTTATATAAGACTAAGCTTTGCAGAGAAAAAGGGGAAAACAAACCCTATAACGGTAACAACAAAAAACTAACTCAACTAACTCTATTAGAGAGCTTATCACTTATCAAAGACAACATCATCAGCAATATGTTGAGCGGGTTGACTCAATAGATAGGCAAATTGCTAGGATTTAAAGGAGATGAGGAGACATCACATTGGTGATGGAAGTGATTCCTCGGACCTTCAAGAGGAAGGTGAAGGTGATGCTGATGCTCGGGATGAGGAAGAGACTGAGGATGACGCAATCCTCTAGCTTTTAGGATCATTTCATTTGCTATTTGAactctttaaatttgtttgtcTGTAATAATTTTCAGCTCTGcatattttcattgttttgttgttgttagaTGTACTGCACAATCTCTTTAAACTGTTAGAGATACTGCACAGTCATAtttctttgatatattttgggtGTTTTCAATTATATACTTGGTTATATGATTGGTATAAACTGCTTTATGCGTTTTCTCCATATTTCTCTACTTTTTCTTATGTTCAAAAGGGGGAGAAAGGTATATTTTTCTGTTTGTTGGTtggccatcataaaaaaaaatggagagaTTGTTGCCTAGATGGCCTAAAGAGTCAAGTTTTTCTATGATGTCCAAGCATACCATAGTAAAAGCCTTTGATAGTTGTTGTTATTCTATGTTGTGGCGCGTAATAAATCACTTTCAAAGAGACAAAACTGTCATAATAATCGATTAGATTATTAATATAATCTATTAGGTTCATTCCAGGTAAAAACTGTATTTTTGGTtctgtattaatttttaagtatgCAACATAATTGATTAATCCGGTAACTTACTGAAATATTGGTTTTTCCTGTATTAATCGAATAACTCACTTACATAATTGATTAAGACAGTGAAAATATGTTTCtaggtttaaaatttaaatgatctTAATAGATTAGGTTACTTATGTAATCGAATCttctcaaaaaatattttttgtttaaaatctatcatttttctcatttggttaacaaattttttaaaccaAATCATTTAAAAGTGGGATTAGAGAGTTTTTCTAAGAGAGCTTTACTACGAATTTCATGTTCTTCCAAGAAAAGATCAAGATTAAAGGTTTTTGAAGATTTTTTGCTTGGTTATAGTTAAAATATCTTCACAAATCAAGTGATTTCTTTCATTGTATTCTCtttgtaattcttttatttatttactttttttgtattcttttcaCCTTGTTGGTGATAGGTTAGAATAATTGTCTGTAAGTTTACTCTTACTTgtaaatcttaaaaaattttcaagttCTTTGTACATCTAGAGTGTAACacctcatttaattaataaacataattaaaggaagcgtcacacaaaaaatataataacgcAGTCTTGGAGTTTCCACATAACTCCTTACAATTGTCCGAGGCACACAACGATGCCAAGCTAAACCAGATACAGAAAATTTAACAGCAACAAAATGGAAATTTAAAGGACAGCCAATACATGGGTCGTAGCCCTAAAAGAAAATCTACTAAGCAGGATCCAGTCCAAGTGGGCTAAGCAACGGAGTCACCATTCCCCTGTTGACCGCGAggacctctcgcatctgctcacatcaataaattgatgatcatcacaaaaggagaaaaaccacATATAagacaaccaaacaagcaaacagGGTAAACTAGAGTAGAAACAATTCATCAAGCAGTCACATGCCATTACATAATCCAACCAGTAtatatcatccaagcatgttatgacttctcaaacaatacactagactctaactcgactcatccagatacatataatctagtcggattcagcggatgcttacACTTGTGATGGATTACCCTACTCACCCcagagctaagtgttacaagtgttacaatgtttcaatcccccacacacaaggttagcccttaatgagtttcaggcctcatGTTACTCTCACCATAAGAGTCCATcggctctaagtgagactaactgagtccttagagtgttaggatgcaaccttaccttgaatccttaccaaattatatagatggggcaccaccatgaactcccactaacatgggtcatggaattacatcccgaaCACTTAAGCATGACcttgaaatctcacctagagatttcaaggaattacgtatTAACCACATACAAATCGTATTCAAACAACCaagtaatatatttatcatgcatatacaTCTCATGTCAACCTTTATAATCAACCTCTTTTATATTCCAGGTCAAACCCATGCAAACTCCTCATACttcatccatgaatatagaattttaacttatctcattaccatgccactttcataaccaaccatttcatgttCACTACATGCCAAGAATTATCCAAGTTCGtcattcacaactcatacaccctcccactcatgcatattcattccCCTCATGCCATTATATAATAATCCAATCAAATACATGTCAAACATCTAAGAACAGGGAAAAACACCAAACCAGAACACACTCTTGCCCAGCTTTTCGCTCAGGCtgaaaggtctcgctcaagcgagctcccttcgcctaggcgagagctcgacaagCTGGAACAGTGGCCATTCGCACTATCTCACTGAGGCGAGatctcctcgcctgagcgaggcatTCTCTCGCTCAAAACCAAGAAGGCCCGCTTGAGCGACAGCTCGCGCAGAAGGCGTAGGCGAGCCTCTAtcagcctcgcttaggcgagactagctcgtTTGGGCGAGACTATTAGTTCTCGCCCCTGTCCTCACTTGCAATAGTCCCATTTTCGCACCAAGCAACAAACACAAGCACTTCGCATGTTCATAGTAACATATAACCCATACAACACCAAGCAGAACCCAGAATAGGCCAAACAAATCATTTACAACACAAagccctaacttcccttacctgaaatAAGCTAGTATAGGACCTCGACACCAACCACGGACACAACAGCTCTAGGAATAGGCTTAGAAGCTGGAAAAACAACGGAACAGATCCCAAGATGAGCTCGCTACAGAACCCTAGCTgggaaaacacaaaaatatactAAAGGGAAAGTGGTATGAGTCGGAGAGTAACTTATGCGGGGCAAGAATAAACTTGAGCGGACTTGACGGAGGTTGAagatcaaaccctagcagagggtTGCGGCTGCTCTAAGAGGGAATGGGAGAACTATTTCTGCAAATTGAATGGAATGAAAGCGTTAGGACATATTAGGGTCTTTGGTTCCTTAtaggccagccctaggcccaactgagTTGGGACAACCCCTTGAATTAAgggtataataataataaagaaattagtGGACCTTAAGTTATGCAGGTGAATCTTGTAATCctaattttatatctttagTAGAATTTCTACCACAAGTTACTAAATAAACTATATGTAAATTGGTTAGAAtcgaaataatataaaaatttgtgtgTTACgcttttcatatgaaaattaatatttttataattgattaagTTTTTTAATTGTGCATCATCCATCTATTTTTCAATTGGTTAAAGAagtttttgaaagataaaaatataacaaaattttgaaaaataaccAATTCAATCTCGGAGGATAAAAGCTATGATATTTTTaagttgagaaataaaaaataaataaacaacatcaTCATCTATGTTACTCAAATCAAAAtcgatttagaaaaaaaaaaactatgacaattaagaaaaattaacaaaacgtAAAATTATTTCTAACTATTTACTTAACTGCTAAAAAAATAgctaattaagtttttttttagtggTAACTTCTTTAGGAAATACCTAGATAACATATtaacattaaacaaaattgtttaATGCTAAAAAAACTAAACGACTAAGAATCTAATTGTACAGAGGACTACACGAGCAAGATTAATTTAAACCATAATATTAactctgaaaaaaataaaactaaaaaagaaagcagtttcgaaattatttaaaattattcataaaatccATATTACTTcaattaatttactattaatTCCCTAATATAAAACTTAGCTTACATTGAATCAATGAcggaataaaaataaaagtttctgaaaattaaaaaaagaaaaccccaaataaaatagtaatagttttagaaaaaaaattgaaaaacaataatCAATATCCGATGATGTTTTAATTTACAGAAGTATTCCTCGGCATCATTGACTTGCACTTGCTTCAGGCATGGAGAGTGACCCGGACAGCGATTCCAACCCTTCATCACACGGCGACATCTGGACCCCACGCAATTCCTCAATCATTCTCACCACGTGGCTCATCCTGAGCCGTTGATGAGGTTCGGTCTCAGTGCACGCTATAGCTATCTGAAGCAGCGCCACCATCTCCTCCTCAATGTCCTTATAGCTCATCAGTTCTAAATCGAACACCTCCGCCGTCCACTCCGCTCTCCCCACCGACCGGACCCACCTAGGAAGATCCACCACCGTCTCGTGTCCGCCGCCCACGGTGGAGGGGCACTTCCCGGTCACCATCTCTATCAATAGGACGCCAAAGGAGTACACGTCAGACATCTGGGTCTGCTTGCGACCGTCCGATACCTCTGGCGCACGGTAGCCGTTGGATCTTAGAATAGAGGCGCCAGCGAAGATGGAGAGACCAAAATCCGCGACGCGCGCGTTGCCCGCCACGTCAATAAGAACATTGGTGGCTTTGATGTTACCATGGGTGAGGTTATGTTTGTGAATGAATGCCACGCCTCGTGCCGCTCCAGCTGCGAACTTCAACCTCGTTGTCCAGTCCACTGGGGTCCGCCCTGGTCCTCGATTACCTGTTAGATGacactcatttttttcttatttacgCTTTTGCCCCTCCTCAATACCACgtaatatttatgattttgttttttaatttttttctattactaaaaaaattaaataattctgTAGCTTTCATTTAATTGGCCATTCTCTAACACATATTtagtaaatttgaatttttaagaaatttagtgcattttaattaatagaataGCATAAGAAGTTTGGGAGACGTTTTTCAGCATCTATTTGCAAATATCGCTCATTTCTTATTTAAAGACTTGTCATATTAACTATAaggtttgattttaattttagttttcaatttaaattatatgttgttgtattttaattttttaaattcgtaTCTAGATTacttaatcaattaattaattttaagattaatttgATATTCTTATCTAATTTTAAGCTCCCTTTTTACACATACAAAGTCTCTACAcattaaacttatatttatttataaaataacatcaaattttaatcaactaaaataatatatctaatGTTCAAGTCTTAGTCTCATTCTTATCTTCAAATTTTGACAGTAATTTATTTCTAAGATGTTCAATTCATCGTATGACCTCAAATGTTTAGGTATAAAATGTGATAATTTATCAGTTTAAGATGAAAGGCGTGAAATAAAggctaaaatatattaatttaaatggaaaagacttaattaataagtaaatttaagaaagaaaaacatacaTAACCTAAATGTAATTAATAGAAGAAAATGTCATTAAGtgtcttaattttatattatgtggCTTTTCCCAGTTTAATATGGTATATTATCATAGCATAAAGCAAGGGCATCAAACTTTTGTACAAGGGTTCAAATGGTTATGATTGGCCAACATTTTCTTCTTTGGGTGGCTAAAGATAAAAGCAAAAGACCGAAGGTTGTtttagaaaagaacaaaaagcaaagaagaaaatagatgaagtcttctctcttcttttcccAACTTTTATAAGGAAAGAATCTAACACACAAATGTAGTCTGTTCTTGTTAGTAGTGCACCTTACTATTGCTggttgtttttactttttttcctctgatgttttaaaatatattaaagaattttttaatatacaaatataatgtattttgaaaatttaacaaataaacatCATAAAACGAAAAAGACTAGTAgaaaatccaaatccaaattcACCATTTAACTAATGAAAAAAAGCAGAGAGATGAAATGGAAGGAAGAATGTCATGTTGatctttttttatgaaaacaaagatGCATGATCAAATGGTCCAACATGATCAATGTGGGACCCTaccataaaaacaaaaaataactagTTTGATTTGGGTACCCTACATGCATGGCTGTCTTATTCATTACACCATCATGGATGAATAATTTGGGTGCCAGACTTTGGTGGTGACATTTTAACCTTATTATGTTTAATCTTTCCTTGGACAAAAATGTGGAAATTAGATTAAAGAGTAGAAAATAAGACAGTAAGAAggataaaagaagagaaataatAAGAAGAGAGATTGTTTGAACTAAAGACAAGAAGAtggaaaataaatagaaatatattgtGAGTTTGTGGAGTTTTTCCGccatatataaaacaaaaatattataaattgataaattttaaaaattactaagaAAATCTTAAATAATGTATTTGAAGTACACTTAAGAATTAGAATTTCTTTGACCGCATGAAAGAATGTTACAGCAATTTTTtctataagaaaattaaaagggcgagaaaaaaaattaaaggaaagtagaagaaatttaaatgatatactagataaaaaaattgtacaaagcaaatatataagttaattttatttttcataaattttattttcttttttctttttatttttcattataaatgtttttatgaaaaaattatcaaagcTGATAGATCCGTTTGTTTATTTAGTAAATTCGATATTATTtctaatattgaaaaaaaatcaatttcatattttaatattcataatgATAGTCAATGGATTACATACTAGAATAAACAGTGACACGTAATTGtcacataattttttgttaatattggaaaaggtaaaattatataaatttcaaaaattgagGGATGAAATTGAACTTTTTATTAATcgaaaaaaatactaattaattaaataagaagataaaaaaaaggataattttatttcataacttTAGGTAAGCAAAAACCACATAAATAAATCAATCAGAGAGGTCTACAAATGTATAAAGAAGACTAGGgaataaaataagtatattgtTTGAGTTTGAGTTTAGAGCTAAAGATTGATAATTTATATTCctcttaaattaaatataaggaaaaaatatctaattgaTTTAGATATatgtaaattgtaattttttaaatcttatttgatgttattatttaaaaattttcaaaaagttcagaaatacttttatttttaaatttctatatCATTTTCAACCCAATTTAAGAAAAATGCTTctttatcatataaaaataaaaatattaaacaagcTTAACAACTATTCTTTATAATAAGTGTTTACAACTGAATCAGAAGGTATGTATGGAGAATGGAAGGCTAGGTTATCACAATTTCATAGTTGTTGTCATAATTGGAGTTTTTACTTACCTATATATTATggatcatttttttaattcgaaTATTTATATTTGCTATAATTTATTCTAAACTTTATATAAGTATTTATTATGCACAATATTACAATAGGTCGTAGGAAAAAAGAAGtgaattttatcattttaaagttGACTAAATACTCAACACAGTTGACTTTTACTGAATGTAGCAGAGGAATTGAACAACTAAAAACCAAAAGTAACGGGAATTCGTAAATAAATCTAGAAGTGAAATTTCACATTATTAGATAATCTTCTTCATAGTATGaactttaaataagaaaataaaataaataatttttccataaattgaaaaaaattatataattcaattttcaccgattaatttttttttttcacttttattagGAAAAGTTTAAAGAAATTCATCCAAAGATACTTAACAGGTATGTTTAGACTCttgataaaaaattgagagaataaaatagaaaaagaagtttaaTTCTTACTTCTCTACGTTAAGCAGAATCCATTTTCTTCGAAGTTGAAACAGTTGAAATTATGATAAGAGTAAAAAGAGATGACTTACCGTGGAGAAGGAATGAGAAGCTACCGTTGCACATGTAATCAGAGACGAGGAATTTGTCGTCTTTGGTGAAACAGTAAGCCCTCAAACTAACAACGTTAGAGTGTCTCAACCTTCCAAGAAGTTCCATTCGTTGGTGGAACTCCTTCTTCCCTCCAACACTAACCTCCTTCAGCCTCTTCACCGCCACCACAGTTCCGTCGTCAAGCACCGCTTTATAGGCACTCCCAAACGCACCCTTCCCCAACAACTCCGCCGAAGAACGCAACAGCTCTTCCAACTCAAACCTCCTCACCCCTTCCAAAAACACCATTCCACCACCCTTATACTCATCCACCGTATTCCAACTCCTCTCTTTTCCCCCTTTTCTCAATTGTGCAGCAGCAGAATAGTTCCTCCAGAAATAGCAGTAGAGAAGCAGCGACACCAAAGCCAGCACCAGCACGTCACCCACCACAATACCCACCAAGACCAACACTCCCATTATTTTCTCCCGCCCCCTGGGTCTGGCAAAAACAGTGTCGTTTCGCGGCTTCAACGGGGAAGCCAGCGCCGGGATGATTGCTTCGCCTTTGCTTTTGCCGTTGCTTTTGCCTTTGGCTCTACATTCTTGCAAAGGAGCTCCGCAGAGGGAGGGATTGTGAGAAAACGCGGATCCAGGGAAACCCGAGAGCGATTCGGGTATTTGACCCGTTAGGAGGTTGTTTGAGACGTTAAAGTCTTGGAGACGAGAGAGGTTGATGTTGCTG encodes:
- the LOC114168386 gene encoding probable leucine-rich repeat receptor-like protein kinase At1g68400 — translated: MAMASAPPPSPFLFLLTAIFMFFHLSLLAHSVNPDFHPLMSFKAASDPSNRLAHWNSTTSDPCTWYGVSCLRNRVSRLVLQDLNLTGSILPLTSLTQLRILSLKRNRFNGPITSLANLTALRLLFLSHNNFSGPFPATLTSLYRLDLSHNTLSGEIPATLNRWTHLLTLRLDSNRLRGRIPSNINLSRLQDFNVSNNLLTGQIPESLSGFPGSAFSHNPSLCGAPLQECRAKGKSNGKSKGEAIIPALASPLKPRNDTVFARPRGREKIMGVLVLVGIVVGDVLVLALVSLLLYCYFWRNYSAAAQLRKGGKERSWNTVDEYKGGGMVFLEGVRRFELEELLRSSAELLGKGAFGSAYKAVLDDGTVVAVKRLKEVSVGGKKEFHQRMELLGRLRHSNVVSLRAYCFTKDDKFLVSDYMCNGSFSFLLHGNRGPGRTPVDWTTRLKFAAGAARGVAFIHKHNLTHGNIKATNVLIDVAGNARVADFGLSIFAGASILRSNGYRAPEVSDGRKQTQMSDVYSFGVLLIEMVTGKCPSTVGGGHETVVDLPRWVRSVGRAEWTAEVFDLELMSYKDIEEEMVALLQIAIACTETEPHQRLRMSHVVRMIEELRGVQMSPCDEGLESLSGSLSMPEASASQ